In Odocoileus virginianus isolate 20LAN1187 ecotype Illinois chromosome 5, Ovbor_1.2, whole genome shotgun sequence, a single window of DNA contains:
- the SLAMF8 gene encoding SLAM family member 8 isoform X2 produces the protein MAVWSLWSLLLWEDAVPRPVVKVFIAVSGEAQPPKTCQAFLSCWAPNISDITYSWRREGAVDPAMEPGGLFTDGQVLRVSLGPGDKGVAYSCIVSNPVSWDLATVIPWESCHRQAAPGRASYKDVLLVVVPVLLLLILAGLSAWHWGPWSGKKKKDVCADEVDQETESPLV, from the exons ATGCAGTGCCCAGACCCGTGGTCAAAGTGTTCATTGCTGTATCAGGGGAAGCTCAGCCCCCCAAGACCTGCCAAGCGTTCCTGTCCTGCTGGGCTCCCAACATCAGTGACATAACCTATAGCTGGCGACGGGAGGGAGCTGTGGACCCTGCTATGGAGCCGGGTGGCCTCTTCACGGATGGACAGGTGCTGAGAGTGTCACTGGGGCCGGGAGACAAAGGTGTGGCCTATTCCTGCATTGTCTCCAACCCCGTCAGCTGGGACCTGGCCACAGTCATCCCCTGGGAGAGCTGCCACCGCCAGGCAG CTCCAGGGAGAGCCTCCTACAAAGACGTGCTGCTCGTGGTGGTGCCCGTCTTGCTGCTCCTGATCCTGGCTGGTCTGTCTGCCTGGCACTGGGGCCCCTGGTCAG ggaagaagaaaaaggatgtCTGTGCTGATGAAGTGGATCAAGAGACAGAGAGCCCCCTCGTGTAG
- the SLAMF8 gene encoding SLAM family member 8 isoform X1 — MAVWSLWSLLLWEALLPMAIASAQVQGQVGGSALLAADHPPGFQVREAIWRSLWPSEELLATFFRGSPETLYHSRFLGRAQLHSNLSLELRPLEPGDSGNFSVLLVDKQGRARSQTLQLKVYDAVPRPVVKVFIAVSGEAQPPKTCQAFLSCWAPNISDITYSWRREGAVDPAMEPGGLFTDGQVLRVSLGPGDKGVAYSCIVSNPVSWDLATVIPWESCHRQAAPGRASYKDVLLVVVPVLLLLILAGLSAWHWGPWSGKKKKDVCADEVDQETESPLV; from the exons CACTGCTTCCCATGGCCATCGCCAGTGCCCAAGTGCAGGGCCAGGTGGGCGGCTCGGCGCTGCTGGCGGCAGATCACCCTCCCGGTTTCCAAGTCCGAGAGGCCATCTGGAGATCCCTCTGGCCTTCAGAGGAGCTCCTGGCCACGTTCTTCCGGGGCTCCCCAGAAACGCTGTACCACTCGCGCTTCCTGGGCCGAGCCCAGCTGCACAGCAACCTCAGCCTGGAGCTGCGCCCTCTGGAGCCTGGAGACAGCGGCAACTTCTCCGTGCTGCTGGTGGACAAGCAAGGTCGGGCCCGGAGCCAGACCCTGCAGCTCAAGGTGTACG ATGCAGTGCCCAGACCCGTGGTCAAAGTGTTCATTGCTGTATCAGGGGAAGCTCAGCCCCCCAAGACCTGCCAAGCGTTCCTGTCCTGCTGGGCTCCCAACATCAGTGACATAACCTATAGCTGGCGACGGGAGGGAGCTGTGGACCCTGCTATGGAGCCGGGTGGCCTCTTCACGGATGGACAGGTGCTGAGAGTGTCACTGGGGCCGGGAGACAAAGGTGTGGCCTATTCCTGCATTGTCTCCAACCCCGTCAGCTGGGACCTGGCCACAGTCATCCCCTGGGAGAGCTGCCACCGCCAGGCAG CTCCAGGGAGAGCCTCCTACAAAGACGTGCTGCTCGTGGTGGTGCCCGTCTTGCTGCTCCTGATCCTGGCTGGTCTGTCTGCCTGGCACTGGGGCCCCTGGTCAG ggaagaagaaaaaggatgtCTGTGCTGATGAAGTGGATCAAGAGACAGAGAGCCCCCTCGTGTAG